The following proteins come from a genomic window of Gossypium raimondii isolate GPD5lz chromosome 5, ASM2569854v1, whole genome shotgun sequence:
- the LOC105766836 gene encoding protein ROOT INITIATION DEFECTIVE 3-like isoform X1, whose protein sequence is MVSASEDHTCKVWSLSRGRLLRNIMFPSIIDAIALDPGEHVLYAGFQDGKIYIAALNAESSPSNSPVTNLPSWSGSRTKWASSSRSRELPPPLQKYA, encoded by the exons ATGGTGTCGGCTTCTGAGGATCACACATGTAAG GTTTGGAGCTTGTCCAGGGGAAGATTATTAAGAAACATTATGTTTCCTTCCATCATTGATGCAATTGCTTTAGACCCTGGTGAACATGTCTTGTACGCTGGCTTTCAAGATGGTAAAATCTATATTGCTGCCCTTAATGCTGAAAGTTCACCTAGCAACA GCCCTGTGACCAATCTTCCCTCTTGGTCAGGCAGCAGGACCAAATGGGCAAGCTCCTCAAGAAGTCGAGAATTACCACCTCCACTACAAAAATATGCATGA
- the LOC105766836 gene encoding protein ROOT INITIATION DEFECTIVE 3-like isoform X2, producing the protein MVSASEDHTCKVWSLSRGRLLRNIMFPSIIDAIALDPGEHVLYAGFQDGPVTNLPSWSGSRTKWASSSRSRELPPPLQKYA; encoded by the exons ATGGTGTCGGCTTCTGAGGATCACACATGTAAG GTTTGGAGCTTGTCCAGGGGAAGATTATTAAGAAACATTATGTTTCCTTCCATCATTGATGCAATTGCTTTAGACCCTGGTGAACATGTCTTGTACGCTGGCTTTCAAGATG GCCCTGTGACCAATCTTCCCTCTTGGTCAGGCAGCAGGACCAAATGGGCAAGCTCCTCAAGAAGTCGAGAATTACCACCTCCACTACAAAAATATGCATGA
- the LOC105785209 gene encoding heat stress transcription factor B-4, translated as MALMLDNCEGILLSLDSHKSVPAPFLTKTYQLVDDPATDHIVSWGEDDTTFVVWRPPEFARDLLPNYFKHNNFSSFVRQLNTYGFRKIVPDRWEFANEFFKKGEKHLLCEIHRRKTAQPQVGINHHHHHHHPHSPLVNAPSFFPFPSRVSISPADSDEQANWCDSPPLSSPRGGTGVSVAGGGGGGGYNSSVTALSEDNERLRKSNNLLMSELAHMKKLYNDIIYFVQNHVKPVTPSNSYSPSLLLYGPPSSAAAAPVVNTTTTNSSLLQKPSNQLLGHYPNSQKPRVQVLNSPTATSQSSLTILEEPCSNSCKTKLFGVPLQSKKRLHPEYGATNMETNKARLVLEKDDLRLNLMPPTC; from the exons ATGGCTCTGATGCTTGATAACTGTGAAGGGATATTACTATCACTAGACTCCCACAAATCAGTGCCAGCTCCATTCCTTACTAAAACCTACCAACTAGTCGATGATCCCGCCACTGACCACATCGTTTCATGGGGTGAAGATGACACTACTTTCGTTGTTTGGAGACCTCCTGAGTTTGCTCGTGATCTCCTCCCTAATTACTTCAAGCACAACAACTTCTCCAGCTTTGTCAGACAGCTCAATACttat GGTTTTAGGAAGATTGTGCCAGACAGATGGGAGTTTGCCAATGAGTTCTTCAAGAAAGGAGAAAAACACTTGCTTTGTGAGATCCACAGAAGAAAAACTGCGCAACCACAAGTGGGGATAAaccatcatcatcaccatcaccaCCCACATTCTCCTTTGGTTAATGCCCCGAGTTTCTTTCCGTTTCCAAGCCGAGTCAGCATTTCTCCAGCAGACTCAGACGAACAAGCCAACTGGTGTGACTCACCGCCACTTTCTTCTCCTAGAGGAGGCACTGGAGTCTCAGTTGCTGGTGGCGGCGGGGGTGGAGGCTATAACAGCTCGGTCACAGCTTTATCAGAAGACAATGAGAGGCTGAGAAAAAGCAACAACTTGCTGATGTCTGAACTTGCCCATATGAAAAAGCTTTACAATGATATTATCTATTTTGTTCAAAACCATGTGAAGCCTGTCACTCCTAGCAATTCATACTccccttctttgcttctttatGGCCCTCCTTCATCCGCTGCTGCTGCTCCTGTTGTTAATACCACCACCACCAATAGTTCATTATTGCAAAAGCCTTCCAACCAGCTTCTTGGGCACTATCCAAATAGTCAGAAGCCCCGAGTGCAAGTTTTGAACTCTCCAACGGCTACATCCCAAAGCTCCTTGACGATTCTTGAAGAACCATGCAGCAATAGTTGCAAAACAAAGCTCTTTGGTGTACCCTTACAATCAAAGAAGAGGTTGCACCCCGAGTATGGTGCAACTAACATGGAGACTAACAAAGCACGTTTGGTCTTGGAAAAAGATGATTTACGGCTGAACCTTATGCCTCCCACATGTTAG